One Succinivibrio dextrinosolvens DNA window includes the following coding sequences:
- the galU gene encoding UTP--glucose-1-phosphate uridylyltransferase GalU, whose translation MPDQNYGNIKYAVIPVAGLGTRLLPATKAIPKEMIPLVDKPLIQYVVNEAIEAKIKNIVLVTHASKNAIENHFDTSFELEATLEKRVKRQLLSEIQNIIPSDVSILNVRQGESKGLAHAISCAFPIVGKNPFAVILPDVIVDDKASDLKKDNLSAMVRRFESTGAPQIMVEKVPQESVSSYGIVDIDGKILKPGESCKIKQMVEKPKLDEAPSDLAVVGRYVLPAEIWSLFKKTPIGAGGEFQLTDTIELLMHMMDIEAYNIVGKSHDCGNKLGYVETFIEYALRNPDFGATLKDYVKKLVK comes from the coding sequence ATGCCAGATCAAAATTATGGAAACATTAAATATGCTGTAATTCCTGTTGCAGGACTGGGAACAAGATTACTACCAGCAACCAAGGCTATTCCAAAGGAGATGATTCCTCTGGTGGACAAGCCTCTGATTCAGTATGTGGTAAATGAAGCCATTGAGGCTAAAATCAAAAATATTGTTCTGGTTACTCACGCTTCTAAAAATGCCATTGAAAACCATTTTGATACCTCATTCGAGCTTGAGGCTACTCTGGAAAAGCGTGTTAAAAGACAGCTTTTATCTGAGATTCAGAACATTATTCCTTCAGATGTATCTATCCTGAATGTTCGTCAGGGTGAGTCAAAAGGTCTGGCACACGCAATTTCCTGTGCCTTCCCTATTGTGGGTAAAAATCCTTTTGCTGTTATTCTTCCTGATGTTATTGTTGATGATAAGGCATCTGATCTGAAGAAAGACAATCTGTCAGCAATGGTAAGACGCTTTGAATCAACCGGCGCACCTCAGATCATGGTTGAAAAGGTTCCACAGGAAAGTGTATCCAGCTATGGTATTGTGGATATTGACGGCAAGATTCTAAAACCAGGAGAGTCCTGCAAGATAAAACAGATGGTTGAAAAACCAAAGCTTGATGAAGCTCCATCTGATCTTGCTGTAGTTGGACGTTATGTGCTTCCTGCTGAAATCTGGTCTTTATTCAAAAAGACTCCTATAGGTGCAGGTGGTGAGTTCCAGCTTACCGATACCATTGAACTTCTGATGCATATGATGGATATCGAGGCATACAATATCGTAGGTAAGTCACATGACTGCGGAAATAAGCTTGGCTATGTGGAAACCTTCATTGAATATGCCCTAAGAAATCCAGATTTCGGAGCTACTCTGAAGGATTATGTAAAGAAACTGGTTAAATAA
- a CDS encoding septation protein IspZ — MLKVLQFLPVILWFVTYKMTSNLILATAVIVGACLVTTAIEYFMTKQISRMQIFLVAAILIFGLPTVLLNDPAIIKWKVTVVNFLFAATIFVFQFILKKNPFAFLFEKELPLPEEAYNTLSLWWMVFFVLAGLLNIVIAFYLPALIGVSETEAEAIWVDYKTFGNAILNGVFALICGFVLLKKYPEIMKNLEK, encoded by the coding sequence ATGTTAAAAGTTCTACAGTTTTTACCTGTCATTTTGTGGTTTGTAACCTACAAAATGACCTCTAATCTGATACTGGCTACAGCTGTAATTGTGGGGGCCTGTTTGGTTACTACTGCAATTGAATACTTCATGACAAAACAGATCTCCAGAATGCAGATTTTTTTAGTTGCAGCAATTCTTATTTTTGGTCTGCCAACAGTTCTATTAAATGATCCTGCCATTATCAAATGGAAGGTTACTGTGGTTAATTTCTTATTTGCGGCAACTATTTTTGTATTTCAGTTTATTCTCAAAAAGAATCCTTTTGCCTTTCTTTTTGAAAAGGAACTGCCTCTGCCAGAAGAGGCCTATAATACCCTAAGCCTATGGTGGATGGTGTTCTTTGTACTTGCAGGACTTTTAAATATAGTCATTGCATTCTATCTTCCAGCTCTGATTGGTGTGAGCGAAACAGAAGCAGAAGCAATCTGGGTTGACTACAAAACCTTTGGCAATGCCATTTTAAATGGTGTATTCGCTTTAATCTGCGGTTTTGTACTGCTAAAAAAATACCCGGAAATAATGAAAAATCTAGAAAAATAA
- a CDS encoding alpha-L-glutamate ligase-like protein — MDLLKKLKEFKNRYASPFEMRDDGIMGMNQRNVNYIGRYNKRSLFPLVDNKLLTKKIALENHVNTPVLIGSIENQHQVEDIFSIIGEHTEFCIKPAHGSGGKGILVIKDRSKTSGNFIKASGQEIPTHELKRHITNILAGLFSLGGKQDIALIEDLIHFDNVFSGYSYDGVPDTRVIVFQGFPIMSMMRLSTAASDGKANLHQGAVGVGICLRTGRAVRAVQFNEPVTIHPDTDKDLSLLKVPHWHEVLELASSCYDMSGLGYIGTDIVLDRDRGPMLLELNARPGLAIQICNNAGLLPRLRLIEAITKKHRLSIKERVAFSMEHFGVFKE, encoded by the coding sequence ATGGATCTTCTTAAAAAGTTAAAGGAATTTAAAAACCGTTATGCTTCTCCTTTCGAAATGAGAGATGACGGTATCATGGGAATGAATCAGCGTAATGTTAATTACATTGGCCGATACAACAAGCGTTCCCTGTTTCCTCTGGTTGATAACAAGCTTCTGACTAAAAAGATTGCTCTTGAAAACCACGTAAATACCCCTGTTCTGATTGGTTCAATTGAGAATCAGCATCAGGTTGAGGATATTTTCAGCATCATAGGTGAGCATACAGAATTTTGCATCAAGCCTGCTCACGGCTCTGGTGGTAAGGGAATTCTGGTTATCAAGGACAGATCAAAGACCAGTGGAAACTTTATCAAGGCTTCAGGTCAGGAAATACCTACGCATGAACTGAAAAGACATATCACCAATATTCTGGCAGGTCTTTTCTCTTTAGGTGGTAAACAGGATATTGCCCTGATTGAAGATCTTATCCATTTCGATAATGTATTCTCCGGTTACAGCTATGATGGAGTTCCTGATACCCGTGTGATTGTATTTCAGGGCTTCCCTATCATGAGTATGATGAGACTGTCTACTGCCGCATCTGACGGCAAGGCAAATCTGCATCAGGGAGCTGTGGGTGTAGGTATCTGTCTTAGAACCGGTCGAGCTGTACGAGCAGTACAGTTTAATGAGCCGGTGACTATACACCCTGATACAGACAAGGATCTGAGTTTACTTAAGGTACCTCACTGGCATGAGGTATTAGAACTGGCCTCATCCTGTTATGACATGTCAGGTCTTGGCTATATTGGAACCGATATTGTACTTGATAGAGACAGAGGTCCAATGCTGCTTGAGCTGAATGCCCGTCCGGGACTTGCAATTCAGATCTGCAATAATGCAGGCCTACTTCCAAGATTACGACTGATAGAGGCGATCACCAAGAAACATCGACTTTCTATCAAGGAGAGAGTCGCCTTTTCAATGGAACACTTTGGCGTTTTCAAGGAATAA
- a CDS encoding inactive transglutaminase family protein, protein MVSRGLFYFVTAILFLAGILLIAYQRITFSVPFLPNLAREIWTVEAKVEFEPNLGEATEVKLSLPAVQPGFTQLQQNTASLGYGVNYVKKDGTTFVEWTKRNPQGLQILYYTADILVDEDSSESSMIVPALEESVESEPYATAMREIASTASSRSSNPYSFANQVIHELSLDNEITSLLLSKYKKPELLVHILNIGHVHARTVGVLELKDGRRNQRLHNYVAVFDKSEYKVFDPNSGHSGLKKNQIIWTDNGTSILDVAGGKNASVSFTTISNSVSAIEAGNRKANIDMVAGEELIPFSLQALPVEEQSLFKTLLLLPIGVVIVVFLRVIVGIKTSGTFMPVLIAMSFLQTSLWIGLIGFISIIGVGLIVRSWLSHLNLLLVARISAVIITVIALIGFISFFTYKIGLTEGVKITFFPMIILSWTIERMSILWEEEGYKEVIKQGGGSLFVAVCAYLTMSSFFIQHLSFNFLGLQLILLSLVLIMGNYTGFRLSEMKRFKPLAVQIKNYRNGDETELESVRLKEELKEIKADPHNTYRTWKKQAQHMVEEEESKKDHE, encoded by the coding sequence ATGGTTTCCCGCGGATTATTTTATTTTGTTACAGCTATTCTTTTTCTTGCAGGTATTCTGCTGATTGCCTATCAGAGAATTACTTTCAGCGTACCTTTTTTGCCAAATCTTGCAAGAGAAATCTGGACTGTTGAGGCCAAGGTTGAATTTGAGCCTAATCTTGGAGAAGCTACTGAGGTAAAACTTTCTCTGCCAGCAGTTCAGCCTGGCTTTACCCAGCTTCAGCAGAATACAGCAAGCTTAGGCTATGGTGTTAACTATGTAAAAAAAGATGGTACCACCTTTGTTGAGTGGACCAAAAGAAATCCTCAGGGTCTGCAGATTCTGTACTATACAGCTGATATTCTGGTGGATGAGGATTCATCAGAAAGCTCCATGATTGTTCCTGCTTTAGAGGAAAGCGTTGAGTCAGAACCTTATGCAACAGCAATGAGAGAGATTGCCTCTACTGCAAGTTCAAGAAGTTCAAATCCTTATTCCTTTGCAAATCAGGTAATTCATGAGCTGTCACTGGATAATGAGATTACCTCTCTGCTTCTTTCTAAATATAAGAAACCTGAACTTCTGGTTCATATTCTGAACATCGGTCACGTTCATGCCAGAACAGTAGGCGTACTTGAGCTTAAGGACGGCAGAAGAAATCAGAGACTTCATAATTATGTAGCTGTTTTTGACAAGTCTGAGTATAAGGTTTTTGATCCTAACAGCGGACACAGCGGTCTTAAGAAGAATCAGATTATCTGGACAGACAACGGCACTTCAATTCTGGATGTTGCAGGAGGAAAGAATGCCTCTGTAAGCTTTACCACCATCAGTAATTCCGTAAGCGCCATTGAAGCCGGCAACAGAAAAGCCAACATTGACATGGTTGCAGGTGAGGAGCTGATTCCTTTCTCACTGCAGGCGCTGCCAGTTGAAGAACAGTCTCTGTTCAAGACTCTACTGTTACTGCCAATTGGTGTGGTTATCGTTGTATTCCTGAGAGTTATTGTCGGTATCAAGACCTCCGGTACTTTCATGCCAGTACTGATTGCAATGTCTTTCCTGCAGACCTCTTTATGGATTGGTCTGATTGGCTTTATTTCCATTATTGGTGTAGGTCTGATTGTCCGCTCATGGCTGTCGCATCTGAATCTGCTTTTAGTTGCCAGAATTTCTGCGGTGATTATTACCGTTATTGCACTTATCGGCTTTATCTCCTTCTTTACCTATAAAATTGGTCTTACCGAAGGTGTTAAGATTACATTCTTCCCAATGATTATTCTGTCATGGACTATTGAGAGAATGAGTATTCTCTGGGAAGAGGAAGGCTATAAGGAAGTTATCAAGCAGGGTGGCGGGTCTCTGTTTGTAGCAGTTTGTGCCTACCTGACCATGAGCAGCTTCTTTATTCAGCATTTAAGCTTTAATTTCCTTGGTCTGCAGCTGATTCTGCTGTCTCTGGTTCTGATTATGGGTAACTATACCGGCTTCAGACTTTCTGAGATGAAGCGTTTCAAGCCTCTGGCTGTTCAGATCAAAAACTACAGAAACGGCGACGAGACCGAACTTGAATCTGTAAGATTAAAGGAAGAGTTAAAAGAGATTAAGGCTGATCCTCACAATACCTACAGAACCTGGAAGAAACAGGCTCAACATATGGTTGAAGAGGAAGAATCAAAGAAGGATCATGAGTAA
- a CDS encoding ATP-dependent zinc protease family protein, with product MRLNAKLLATAVFFVCQSAMAAPSDDDINDKFTKLNGTIDSINGELNSQRATLSGIKSEIENSNLKLQRQVLDELKSVQRQNQYVYDAILAERESLGGKMIKPLRNYNLQTPDGKMILGQKEYVYVKEANATIDARIDTGASQSSISASDVVEFERNGKKWMRFNIVHNDRTISVEAPYVKQTRLRQSSIEGYSYRSVVKLNIKIGDYSTEAEFNLIDRTQMQFALLIGRNLLTDIAVVDVARNNVQKRADKDGLLLLSIDDYVDNKKKGIDVNQKYDELQKENSGGQIATLSKDKAQSLGTNPDKALPSVRDKIETENGSKPAIKKDPVKKPTEDKSKDVKKKKELTEKEKAALELSKNSKKSRS from the coding sequence ATGCGTCTTAATGCAAAATTACTAGCCACTGCCGTTTTTTTTGTATGCCAGTCCGCTATGGCAGCACCTTCAGATGATGATATCAACGATAAGTTCACCAAATTAAATGGAACTATTGACAGTATCAATGGTGAACTGAATTCCCAGAGAGCAACCCTGAGCGGGATAAAATCCGAGATCGAAAATTCAAATCTCAAACTGCAAAGACAGGTTCTGGATGAACTAAAATCAGTTCAGAGACAGAATCAGTATGTTTACGATGCTATTCTTGCAGAACGCGAAAGTCTTGGAGGAAAAATGATTAAACCTCTGCGTAACTATAATCTGCAGACTCCTGACGGAAAGATGATTTTAGGTCAGAAAGAGTATGTCTATGTAAAAGAGGCAAACGCTACAATCGATGCCAGAATTGATACCGGTGCCTCCCAGTCCTCCATCAGTGCATCAGATGTGGTTGAGTTTGAAAGAAACGGAAAGAAATGGATGCGTTTCAATATTGTTCATAACGACCGTACCATCAGTGTTGAAGCTCCATACGTTAAACAGACCAGATTAAGACAGTCTTCAATTGAAGGCTACAGCTACCGTTCTGTAGTAAAGCTAAATATCAAGATCGGTGACTATTCAACAGAGGCTGAGTTCAACCTCATTGACAGAACCCAGATGCAGTTTGCTCTACTAATCGGCAGAAATCTTTTAACAGACATAGCTGTAGTTGATGTTGCCAGAAATAATGTGCAGAAACGTGCTGATAAGGATGGCCTGCTGCTTCTTTCAATTGATGACTACGTAGATAACAAAAAGAAAGGTATCGACGTAAATCAGAAATATGACGAACTGCAGAAGGAAAATTCCGGCGGTCAGATTGCTACTCTGTCAAAAGACAAGGCCCAGAGTCTTGGAACCAATCCTGATAAAGCTCTGCCATCTGTAAGAGACAAGATTGAAACAGAAAACGGCAGCAAACCTGCCATCAAAAAAGATCCTGTAAAAAAGCCCACTGAAGACAAAAGCAAAGATGTAAAAAAGAAAAAAGAGCTGACAGAAAAGGAAAAAGCAGCCCTGGAACTTTCAAAAAACTCTAAGAAGAGTCGTTCATAA
- the nrdD gene encoding anaerobic ribonucleoside-triphosphate reductase — translation MTPNNVSRLRPDHSGCVGTGVPFQRIRRVTGYLVGTLDRFNDAKRAEESQRVKHLHVA, via the coding sequence ATGACTCCAAATAATGTTTCAAGATTAAGACCTGATCACAGTGGCTGTGTTGGTACAGGAGTTCCATTCCAGCGTATCAGACGTGTAACAGGATATCTGGTAGGAACTTTAGACAGATTTAATGATGCCAAAAGGGCGGAGGAGTCTCAGCGAGTAAAACATCTGCATGTAGCCTAG
- a CDS encoding cation:proton antiporter gives MTGFLPLIITLLFLVIIFNFINRKFFHFSYEIALMLFSTILGAIYVVVSNYFLDTSLVKLIERLQPINIESFLMDGALCFMLFAGACHLKISDFLKQARSVGIYSFVATFLGAVIYGVIFYAITYTFSLHMSFAECLMLGSIISPTDPIAATSILNKFGLPKKTGFLIEAESLLNDGVGVAVFVCFSGMVIANASPDTSVFSVLINQLAGAMVIGALVSFICYGMLSKEDDFKQRIYISLLCVSLSYLLCQYFNCSGAIACVVCGIMFSDWREKQSEEVQNSFSSFDICWEAIDHFLNSVLYVIMGLSVLMIMRMNAVVVICLATFFSNLIGRGGSVYLCSFFIKEIPDHFSRNGFTALMTWGGLRGGLCIALAMSTQDMVSEEHFQYIMGATYAIVFFTTVVQGLTLKRVYRMIRKD, from the coding sequence ATGACAGGATTTCTTCCACTTATAATTACACTACTTTTTCTGGTTATCATATTTAATTTCATTAACAGAAAATTCTTCCATTTCTCATATGAAATTGCTCTTATGCTTTTTTCAACTATTCTTGGAGCAATCTATGTTGTAGTCAGCAACTATTTTCTTGATACTTCGCTTGTCAAACTGATTGAGAGACTGCAGCCAATCAACATAGAATCATTCTTAATGGATGGAGCTCTGTGTTTTATGCTTTTTGCAGGCGCCTGTCATCTTAAGATTTCAGATTTTCTAAAACAGGCTCGTTCTGTGGGTATTTACTCCTTTGTGGCAACTTTTTTGGGAGCTGTAATCTACGGTGTTATTTTCTACGCTATCACCTACACCTTTTCACTGCATATGTCCTTTGCTGAATGCTTGATGCTCGGTAGTATCATCTCCCCAACAGATCCTATAGCAGCCACAAGCATTCTCAATAAATTTGGCCTACCCAAGAAAACTGGATTCTTAATTGAAGCAGAATCTCTATTAAATGACGGTGTAGGCGTAGCTGTCTTTGTCTGTTTCTCTGGAATGGTTATTGCCAACGCATCTCCTGATACTTCAGTGTTCTCAGTTCTAATTAATCAGCTGGCAGGAGCAATGGTTATCGGCGCTCTTGTAAGCTTTATATGTTATGGCATGCTTAGTAAGGAAGATGATTTTAAACAGAGAATTTACATCAGCCTGCTGTGTGTTTCTCTATCTTATCTGTTATGTCAGTATTTCAACTGCTCTGGAGCCATTGCCTGTGTAGTCTGCGGTATTATGTTCTCAGACTGGAGAGAAAAACAGAGCGAAGAGGTTCAGAATTCATTCAGCAGTTTTGATATCTGCTGGGAAGCCATAGATCATTTTTTAAACTCTGTGCTGTACGTGATTATGGGACTTTCAGTTCTCATGATTATGAGAATGAATGCAGTAGTTGTAATCTGTCTTGCAACCTTTTTCAGTAATCTTATTGGCCGAGGCGGTAGTGTATATCTGTGCTCATTCTTTATTAAGGAAATACCGGATCACTTCTCAAGAAATGGTTTTACAGCGCTAATGACCTGGGGAGGTCTTCGTGGCGGTCTATGTATTGCACTTGCCATGAGTACACAGGATATGGTCAGTGAGGAGCATTTCCAGTACATAATGGGGGCAACCTATGCAATTGTATTCTTTACCACTGTTGTACAGGGACTTACCCTCAAACGCGTATACAGAATGATTAGAAAAGATTAG
- the accD gene encoding acetyl-CoA carboxylase, carboxyltransferase subunit beta: MSWLENLLHKATPSIIGGTKHEIPEGVWTKCSACDQVLYRAELERNLNVCPKCGHHMHIKARVRLDSFLDKDGREELAEDLEPKDILKFKDLKKYKDRFTAAQKKSGEKDAIVVIKGSLKGLPVVACAFEFDFMAGSMGSVVGARFCAAVEECLRSHRALICFATSGGARMQESLFSLMQMAKTSAALAKLSKAHLPFISVLTDPTMGGVSASLAMLGDVNIAEPNALIGFAGPRVIEQTVREKLPEGFQRAEFLVEKGAIDMIVTRAHMRDEVADLVALLLGSNNPDTPLIEVKTAAKHRKKAQKTQSVEAQVVESSDVKI; this comes from the coding sequence ATGAGTTGGCTTGAGAATCTTTTACACAAAGCAACTCCATCAATTATTGGTGGAACCAAACACGAGATCCCTGAAGGTGTTTGGACTAAATGTTCAGCTTGTGATCAGGTTTTATACAGAGCAGAGTTAGAGAGAAATCTGAACGTCTGCCCTAAGTGCGGTCATCATATGCATATCAAAGCCAGAGTTCGTCTGGATTCATTCCTGGATAAGGATGGAAGAGAGGAGCTTGCAGAAGATCTTGAGCCAAAAGATATCCTAAAATTCAAGGATCTGAAAAAATACAAGGATAGATTTACAGCTGCCCAGAAAAAATCTGGAGAAAAGGATGCTATTGTAGTTATCAAAGGTTCTTTAAAGGGACTTCCTGTAGTAGCCTGTGCTTTTGAATTTGATTTTATGGCCGGTTCCATGGGTTCTGTAGTCGGAGCTCGTTTCTGCGCTGCTGTTGAAGAGTGTCTTCGTTCTCACCGTGCTCTGATCTGTTTTGCCACCTCAGGCGGTGCCCGTATGCAGGAATCACTTTTCTCTCTGATGCAGATGGCTAAAACTTCAGCCGCCCTTGCAAAACTATCAAAGGCGCATCTTCCATTCATCAGTGTGTTAACCGATCCAACCATGGGTGGTGTCAGTGCCTCTCTTGCAATGTTGGGTGATGTAAATATTGCTGAACCAAATGCCTTAATCGGCTTCGCTGGTCCTCGTGTTATTGAGCAGACCGTAAGAGAGAAGCTTCCTGAAGGTTTCCAGAGAGCTGAGTTCCTGGTTGAAAAGGGCGCTATTGATATGATTGTTACCCGTGCTCATATGAGAGATGAGGTTGCTGATCTGGTTGCTCTGCTTTTAGGCTCAAATAATCCTGATACTCCATTAATTGAAGTTAAGACTGCAGCTAAACACCGTAAAAAGGCTCAGAAGACTCAGTCTGTAGAAGCTCAGGTAGTTGAATCTTCAGACGTTAAGATTTAG
- a CDS encoding bifunctional folylpolyglutamate synthase/dihydrofolate synthase: protein MNNKNNSEKPGSLSAWLDYIEGLNPTKMELGLSRVKEVISRLSLSSLEKALKIEIAGTNGKGSTAALISSALSFSGICTGLYTSPHLMKFNERIMIDGKPVSDELLCEAFSLVYDNAKDVPLTYFEFTTLAGFVCFDRAGVKVAVLEIGLGGRLDAVNSLDADICVITSIGLDHTHILGDTLEKIATEKAGIIKENSQVVVGRMKNEPLYRISQICKENNASLMVEGVDFYGISGSKFKYVQKGSSIVSSFEYPMPKIPLICAPAALKVIHLLLEKGFKISTTSISKAMNEVSLPGRMQCVHRSPAVYLDVAHNPPAAAHLKDVLDIKPKLGRRSAVIGMLKDKDIESVLKILKSSFDSFYVASLPTERGEKAQRLYNALIADGIDRALVKSYSAVEDALRESLEKTDVKDEIYVIGSFVTVTEAVKALKTIEIG, encoded by the coding sequence ATGAATAATAAAAATAACAGCGAAAAGCCTGGCTCTCTTTCAGCCTGGCTTGATTATATTGAAGGCCTGAATCCAACTAAAATGGAACTGGGCCTTTCTCGTGTTAAGGAAGTCATTTCCAGACTTTCTCTGTCTTCTCTTGAGAAAGCTCTTAAAATTGAAATCGCAGGTACAAACGGTAAAGGATCTACTGCAGCTTTAATCTCCTCAGCTTTATCTTTCAGCGGAATTTGTACCGGTCTTTATACTTCTCCTCACTTAATGAAGTTCAATGAACGAATCATGATTGACGGAAAGCCTGTCAGCGATGAACTTTTATGTGAAGCTTTTTCGTTAGTATATGACAATGCTAAGGATGTTCCGTTAACCTATTTTGAGTTCACAACCCTGGCTGGTTTTGTATGCTTTGACAGAGCAGGAGTGAAAGTTGCCGTTTTAGAAATAGGTCTTGGCGGACGACTTGACGCGGTTAATTCACTTGATGCCGATATCTGTGTCATTACCTCAATCGGTCTTGACCACACCCACATACTCGGAGACACTCTTGAGAAGATTGCCACAGAGAAAGCAGGTATTATCAAGGAAAATTCACAGGTAGTTGTGGGCAGAATGAAAAATGAACCGCTGTACAGAATTTCTCAGATCTGTAAGGAAAATAATGCCTCTTTAATGGTTGAAGGTGTTGATTTTTATGGAATATCAGGTTCAAAATTCAAGTATGTTCAGAAAGGGAGTTCAATTGTTTCATCCTTTGAATATCCAATGCCGAAGATTCCTCTGATCTGTGCTCCTGCAGCTTTAAAGGTTATTCATCTGCTTTTGGAAAAAGGCTTTAAAATCTCTACTACTTCAATAAGCAAGGCGATGAATGAAGTCTCTCTGCCGGGTAGAATGCAGTGCGTTCACCGTTCGCCTGCTGTCTATCTGGATGTTGCTCACAATCCTCCAGCAGCAGCCCATCTGAAAGATGTTTTAGACATAAAGCCAAAGCTTGGCAGACGCTCTGCGGTTATTGGAATGCTCAAAGATAAGGATATTGAATCAGTTCTTAAGATTCTAAAATCTTCCTTTGACTCGTTCTATGTTGCATCTCTGCCAACAGAACGAGGCGAAAAGGCTCAAAGACTGTATAATGCTCTTATAGCAGACGGAATTGACAGGGCTCTGGTAAAATCTTATTCAGCAGTTGAAGATGCTTTAAGAGAAAGCCTTGAAAAAACAGATGTAAAAGACGAGATTTATGTAATCGGTTCCTTTGTGACAGTAACAGAGGCGGTAAAAGCTTTAAAAACTATAGAGATTGGATAA
- a CDS encoding SPOR domain-containing protein, which translates to MTDNKETNKKEEKTLSKSLRNRIVGFLVLLSVILIFMPFLMKDDVVAKKNADAIAITPEGAVTDNNGQLVSAGEHDYSDLLDPIDDSVAKTQVQPKADSPFDALKSSKTDNTSGVASADIPDDSMFASSELEVATPMSASSNVTLPSVSNQSTKSETLKSTHANVPAATPNVKTPKEKAPAQKSDSNALASGNYAAQVGVFSKKTGAQQVINQLKSAGFNPVTQNVNINGKPLIKVYAGTSKNRAAVQGICQRVQAKTSIKCMVQTL; encoded by the coding sequence ATGACTGACAATAAAGAAACAAACAAAAAAGAAGAAAAGACTCTTTCCAAAAGTTTAAGAAACAGAATTGTAGGCTTTTTGGTTTTATTATCAGTTATTCTGATTTTCATGCCTTTTTTAATGAAGGATGATGTGGTTGCCAAAAAGAATGCAGATGCAATTGCCATTACTCCTGAGGGCGCAGTAACCGATAATAACGGTCAGCTTGTATCAGCCGGTGAACACGATTACTCAGATCTGCTTGATCCTATTGATGACTCTGTTGCAAAAACTCAGGTACAGCCAAAGGCTGATTCTCCTTTTGATGCTTTAAAGAGCAGTAAAACTGACAATACCAGTGGAGTTGCATCAGCTGATATTCCTGATGACAGTATGTTTGCTTCTTCAGAACTTGAGGTAGCTACTCCAATGAGTGCCTCATCTAATGTAACACTGCCAAGTGTTTCAAATCAGAGCACAAAGAGCGAAACCTTAAAATCAACCCATGCAAATGTTCCAGCTGCTACTCCTAACGTAAAAACTCCAAAGGAAAAGGCTCCAGCTCAGAAGAGTGATTCAAATGCCTTAGCTTCAGGCAATTATGCTGCTCAGGTTGGTGTATTCTCAAAGAAAACAGGAGCTCAGCAGGTTATAAATCAGCTTAAGAGTGCAGGCTTTAATCCTGTAACACAGAACGTGAATATCAATGGCAAGCCACTGATTAAGGTTTATGCTGGAACTTCCAAGAACAGAGCTGCTGTGCAGGGAATCTGTCAGAGGGTTCAGGCCAAGACCAGTATTAAATGTATGGTCCAGACTTTATAG
- a CDS encoding Nif3-like dinuclear metal center hexameric protein — MHIDELIAYLHSYLDVGSFSDASLNGMQIEGFKNCTKIATAVTASLEAIDAAIEEGADTLLVHHGLLWKGQMSPIRGTLKERYSAILESNINLLAYHLPLDANREVGNNSYLCSLLDLKNTDYVSAGDPTSIAMKGNFESKKSISEIASVLADSLQCRVQVLGNCDRNALISDVTVCSGSGSFLIDSNYVPKFEALITGDVNEQTYHMAKETGTPVFVLGHDASEQGGIKLLGDHIARRFDIEHIHLHFNVENEVAVYDYSDK; from the coding sequence ATGCATATAGATGAACTGATAGCTTATCTTCATTCCTATCTTGACGTAGGTTCTTTTTCTGATGCCTCTCTTAATGGTATGCAGATTGAAGGTTTTAAAAACTGTACCAAAATCGCAACAGCGGTTACAGCTTCTCTTGAGGCAATTGATGCCGCTATTGAGGAAGGAGCAGATACGCTTTTAGTTCATCACGGTCTGCTATGGAAAGGGCAGATGTCACCAATCAGAGGAACACTAAAGGAAAGATATTCAGCCATTTTAGAATCCAACATCAATCTTCTGGCTTATCATCTTCCTCTTGATGCCAATAGGGAAGTCGGCAACAACAGCTATCTGTGCAGTCTTCTGGATCTGAAAAATACTGATTATGTCAGTGCAGGTGATCCGACCTCTATTGCTATGAAAGGAAATTTTGAAAGTAAAAAATCCATCAGTGAAATTGCCTCTGTTCTCGCTGATTCGCTACAGTGCCGTGTTCAGGTTCTGGGTAACTGTGATAGGAACGCTCTTATATCAGATGTAACTGTTTGTTCTGGTTCCGGTTCATTTCTGATTGATTCAAACTATGTACCGAAGTTTGAGGCTCTGATTACCGGAGATGTAAACGAGCAGACATACCACATGGCCAAGGAAACCGGTACTCCTGTTTTTGTATTGGGGCATGACGCCTCTGAACAGGGCGGTATCAAACTTTTAGGTGATCATATTGCCCGCAGGTTTGATATAGAACATATACATCTGCATTTTAATGTCGAAAACGAAGTTGCTGTTTATGACTACTCAGATAAATAA